The following are from one region of the Ischnura elegans chromosome X, ioIscEleg1.1, whole genome shotgun sequence genome:
- the LOC124171310 gene encoding uncharacterized protein LOC124171310: MDSFKALLCFMGSSTDGDIPRFDVLTSLPPEMVIKILRMLDPTSLLSCALVSKSWLSYVHGDPQLRSRIRQHLRHLRQRRAKPLNIRVRALREGHQAVPFFASNDRFQMKTIPSRAGDSRAVKHAPVIISKGKMPSIAKTLRKARVASHSAMIRILGLPIPMEPTHVRPTQEIGLLSGKSAKRSSSKYVKGVRMLMCYRSLLYNFYFQHLVFSSMFLFYLSMELVLKHFI, translated from the exons ATGGATTCCTTCAAAGCTCTGCTGTGCTTTATGGGAAGCTCCACTGACGGTGACATCCCAAGGTTCGACGTCTTGACCTCTCTCCCACCTGAAATGGTCATCAAGATTTTGAG GATGTTGGATCCGACCTCTCTGTTGTCGTGTGCTCTTGTGAGTAAGTCGTGGCTCTCCTATGTCCACGGTGATCCCCAACTGAGGTCTCGCATCCGCCAGCACCTTCGCCACTTGAGACAGCGCAGGGCCAAGCCTCTGAACATCAGAGTGCGGGCATTGCGTGAGGGTCACCAAGCTGTCCCCTTCTTCGCCAGTAACGACCGCTTCCAAATGAAGACGATCCCATCGAGGGCAG GTGACTCCCGTGCGGTAAAGCATGCTCCAGTTATTATTTCCAAAGGGAAAATGCCATCCATTGCCAAAACTCTTCGGAAGGCCAGGGTTGCTTCACATTCCG CTATGATTCGAATTCTTGGACTACCCATACCCATGGAGCCCACGCATGTGCGGCCAACGCAAGAGATTGGACTCCTCTCTGGAAAGTCCGCAAAAAGGTCTTCCTCGAAGTACGTGAAGGGTGTTAGAATGTTAATGTGTTATCGTTCCttgttgtataatttttattttcaacatctAGTTTTTTCTTCTATGTTTCTTTTCTATTTAAGTATGGAACTTGTACTTAAGCATTTTATATGA
- the LOC124171333 gene encoding uncharacterized protein LOC124171333: protein MDSFKALLCFMGSSTDGDIPRFDVLTSLPPEMVIKILRMLDPASLLSCALVSKSWLSYVHGDPQLRSRIRQHLRHLRQRRAKPLNIRVRVLREGHEAVPFFASNDRFQMKTIPSKAGASRAEKHAPVIISKGKMPSIAKTLRKARVASHSALIRILGLPIAMQPTHTRPAQEIGLLSGKSAKRSSSKCVKGVRM from the exons ATGGATTCCTTCAAAGCTCTGCTGTGCTTTATGGGAAGCTCCACTGACGGTGACATCCCAAGGTTCGACGTCTTGACCTCTCTCCCACCTGAAATGGTCATCAAGATTTTGAG GATGTTGGATCCGGCCTCTCTGTTGTCGTGTGCTCTTGTAAGTAAGTCGTGGCTCTCCTATGTCCACGGTGATCCCCAACTGAGGTCTCGCATCCGCCAGCACCTACGCCACTTGAGACAGCGCAGGGCCAAGCCTCTGAACATCAGAGTGCGGGTATTGCGCGAGGGTCACGAAGCTGTCCCCTTCTTCGCCAGTAACGACCGCTTCCAAATGAAGACGATCCCCTCGAAGGCAG GTGCCTCTCGTGCGGAAAAACATGCTCCAGTTATTATTTCCAAAGGGAAAATGCCATCTATTGCCAAAACTCTTCGGAAGGCCAGGGTTGCTTCACATTCCG CTCTGATTCGAATTCTTGGATTACCCATAGCCATGCAGCCCACGCATACACGGCCAGCACAAGAGATTGGACTCCTCTCTGGAAAGTCCGCAAAAAGGTCTTCCTCGAAGTGCGTGAAAGGTGTGAGAATGTAA